One Acidimicrobiales bacterium DNA segment encodes these proteins:
- a CDS encoding MaoC family dehydratase: MTTVFANPDELLDAVGRDLGASEWITIEQDRINQFAEATGDHQWIHVDPVAAAEGPFGATIAHGYLTLALTNQFLPEVMRVDGVSMGINYGTNKVRFPQPVTVGSRVRATATVTEAEEIAGGVQVVVTITVEIEGQAKPACVVESVSRFLR, from the coding sequence ATGACCACGGTCTTTGCCAACCCTGACGAACTCCTCGATGCGGTGGGGCGAGATCTCGGCGCCAGCGAGTGGATCACGATCGAGCAGGATCGGATCAACCAGTTCGCCGAGGCGACGGGCGACCACCAGTGGATTCACGTGGATCCGGTCGCCGCAGCCGAGGGCCCGTTCGGCGCCACGATCGCCCACGGCTACCTCACCTTGGCGCTGACCAACCAGTTCCTCCCCGAGGTCATGCGGGTCGACGGCGTCTCGATGGGCATCAACTACGGGACCAACAAGGTCCGGTTCCCGCAACCGGTCACCGTCGGGAGTCGCGTGCGGGCAACGGCGACGGTCACCGAGGCCGAGGAGATCGCCGGCGGGGTGCAGGTGGTCGTCACCATCACTGTCGAGATCGAGGGTCAGGCGAAGCCTGCATGCGTGGTCGAGTCCGTGAGCAGGTTCCTCCGATGA
- the map gene encoding type I methionyl aminopeptidase, with amino-acid sequence MAKRKRRNGPVSRVAPSLPPVTAGLLSATRRVPAEIARPPYAVSGNPGPSVSPLTRTPEEAEAMRRTGATAAEILLRAGEIVRPGITTDEIDRVVHDLSIEAGGYPSPLNYRGYPKSVCTSVNEVICHGIPDSRPLADGDIINIDVTLYREGVHGDTSATFLVGDVDPESVRLVEVTIESLNLAIAALTPGCPVRDIGQAIERHASKHRLGVVREFIGHGVGTEFHTSLQIPHYYDRRLTTPLEVGTSFTIEPMLTLGDPEGVMWDDGWTAVTMDGTRTAQFEHTLLMTEKGAERLTVTAAGECAHDRWRTATV; translated from the coding sequence ATGGCAAAGCGAAAGCGCCGCAACGGCCCCGTGTCGAGAGTTGCCCCCTCGTTGCCGCCCGTCACTGCCGGGCTCCTGAGTGCGACGCGTCGGGTGCCCGCCGAGATCGCCCGACCTCCCTACGCCGTGTCGGGCAACCCCGGTCCGTCCGTGAGCCCGCTGACCCGCACGCCCGAGGAAGCCGAAGCGATGCGCCGCACCGGTGCTACCGCGGCCGAGATTCTCCTGCGGGCCGGCGAGATCGTCAGGCCCGGGATCACCACCGACGAGATCGACCGGGTTGTGCACGATCTCAGCATCGAGGCCGGTGGCTACCCGAGCCCGTTGAACTATCGCGGCTACCCCAAGTCCGTGTGTACATCGGTCAACGAAGTGATCTGCCATGGCATCCCCGACTCTCGCCCCCTCGCCGACGGTGACATCATCAACATCGACGTCACCCTGTATCGGGAAGGTGTTCATGGCGACACGTCGGCGACCTTCCTCGTCGGCGATGTCGATCCCGAGTCGGTGCGTCTCGTCGAGGTCACGATCGAGTCGCTGAACCTCGCTATCGCTGCGCTCACTCCCGGCTGTCCGGTCCGTGACATCGGCCAGGCGATCGAACGCCATGCGTCCAAGCACCGCCTCGGTGTCGTTCGTGAGTTCATCGGTCACGGCGTGGGGACCGAGTTCCACACGAGCCTCCAGATTCCGCACTACTACGACCGACGGTTGACCACGCCGCTCGAGGTCGGCACATCGTTCACGATCGAGCCGATGCTGACCCTCGGGGATCCCGAGGGGGTCATGTGGGACGACGGGTGGACTGCGGTGACCATGGACGGCACGCGCACCGCTCAGTTCGAACACACCCTGTTGATGACGGAGAAGGGGGCCGAGCGCCTGACCGTCACGGCCGCCGGCGAGTGCGCTCACGACCGCTGGCGCACCGCCACCGTCTGA
- a CDS encoding DUF4332 domain-containing protein translates to MAKIETIEGIGAKHRTQLAKAGVSTTQGLLKAGGDKKGRKALSAASGCTEAQILGWVNRADLMRVRGVGEEYSDLLEAAGVDTVKELRTRKPANLHEKMLAVNTAKKNRLVRRPPSLSEVERWVAHAKELKPAVSH, encoded by the coding sequence ATGGCCAAGATCGAGACCATCGAAGGAATCGGTGCCAAGCACCGCACGCAGCTGGCCAAGGCCGGAGTGTCGACCACACAGGGTCTGCTGAAGGCCGGCGGCGACAAGAAAGGCCGCAAGGCGCTGTCGGCGGCCTCGGGCTGCACCGAAGCGCAGATCCTCGGGTGGGTGAACCGCGCCGACCTGATGAGGGTGCGAGGAGTGGGAGAGGAGTACAGCGATCTTCTCGAGGCCGCGGGGGTCGACACGGTCAAGGAACTCCGCACCCGCAAGCCGGCAAATCTCCACGAGAAGATGCTCGCGGTCAACACGGCCAAGAAGAACCGACTCGTGCGGCGCCCGCCGTCGCTGTCCGAGGTCGAACGCTGGGTGGCTCACGCCAAAGAACTGAAGCCTGCGGTCAGCCACTGA
- a CDS encoding RNB domain-containing ribonuclease, with translation MPSQAVRCPPDPAMVSGFRRIREQLDIPPAFPTHVEQAAADACQAGPGIPPGASGSVRDARDIPLVAIDPPGSRDLDQAFAAEARGDGHRVHYAIADVAALVPPGGPIDLEARSRGLTLYSPDRRTSLHPESINEDAGSLLEGQERQALLWTIDLDESGQLVHAHLERARVVNTAQLSYAEAQRRIDDGSASASLRLLKTIGERRLSLERERGAVSLALPAQEVVHHPDGTFALEYDESLVVEDWNAQVSLLTGIAASRIMIDAGVGLLRTLPVPEKGTVDQIRRTARALGVEWPDDVGYAERVRELRPDTPGRAALLSQAARGLRGAGYVAFDDHQLPPDPLHSAIASTYAHVTAPLRRLCDRFANEIVVAHCADRVPPSWAVEALEELPKLMGAAGQRDRNLERAVIDFVEATVLAPRVGDQFHAIVTDVDGDRGRGRVQLRDPAVVAWLPAEGLALGSEITVRLDEALPDERVVRFSLVSG, from the coding sequence GTGCCGAGCCAAGCAGTCCGATGCCCGCCCGACCCGGCGATGGTTTCGGGATTCCGTCGCATCCGAGAACAACTCGACATACCGCCGGCCTTTCCTACCCATGTCGAACAAGCCGCGGCGGACGCGTGCCAGGCCGGGCCGGGAATCCCTCCCGGCGCATCCGGCTCGGTTCGGGACGCCCGCGACATCCCACTGGTCGCCATCGATCCGCCAGGGTCACGCGATCTCGATCAGGCCTTCGCGGCCGAGGCTCGTGGTGATGGGCACCGCGTCCACTACGCGATCGCCGATGTCGCGGCGTTGGTGCCACCGGGCGGGCCGATCGATCTCGAAGCCCGGTCCCGTGGCCTCACGCTCTACAGCCCTGACAGGCGCACATCGCTGCACCCCGAGTCCATCAACGAGGACGCCGGAAGCCTGCTCGAAGGACAGGAACGCCAGGCCTTGTTGTGGACCATCGACCTCGACGAATCGGGTCAGCTCGTCCACGCCCATCTCGAACGAGCGCGGGTCGTCAACACCGCTCAGCTCAGCTATGCCGAAGCGCAACGACGCATCGACGACGGATCCGCGTCGGCATCACTCCGACTCCTGAAGACGATCGGCGAACGCCGACTCTCCCTCGAACGCGAGCGGGGCGCCGTGAGCCTGGCGTTGCCGGCGCAGGAGGTCGTCCATCACCCGGACGGGACCTTTGCACTCGAGTACGACGAGAGCCTCGTGGTCGAAGACTGGAACGCCCAGGTCTCGCTGCTGACCGGAATCGCTGCCAGCCGCATCATGATCGACGCGGGTGTGGGTCTTCTCCGGACGCTCCCCGTGCCGGAGAAGGGGACGGTCGATCAGATTCGCCGCACGGCACGGGCCCTCGGCGTCGAGTGGCCCGACGATGTCGGCTACGCAGAACGGGTTCGGGAACTACGACCCGACACACCGGGGCGAGCCGCGTTGCTCAGCCAGGCTGCGCGTGGGCTTCGCGGTGCCGGCTATGTGGCGTTCGACGACCACCAACTCCCCCCAGATCCGCTTCACTCGGCGATTGCCTCGACCTATGCCCATGTGACCGCTCCGCTGCGGCGCCTGTGCGATCGGTTCGCGAACGAGATCGTGGTGGCGCACTGTGCTGATCGCGTGCCGCCGTCGTGGGCGGTGGAGGCGCTCGAGGAGCTACCGAAGTTGATGGGCGCAGCCGGTCAGCGAGACCGGAATCTGGAGCGGGCGGTGATCGACTTCGTCGAAGCGACGGTGCTCGCGCCACGAGTCGGCGACCAGTTCCACGCAATCGTCACGGATGTGGACGGCGACCGTGGGCGCGGGCGGGTGCAGTTGCGCGACCCTGCAGTGGTCGCTTGGCTCCCCGCCGAAGGTCTCGCCCTCGGCTCGGAGATCACGGTCCGCCTCGACGAAGCGCTGCCCGACGAGCGGGTCGTCCGCTTCTCGTTGGTCAGTGGCTGA